A section of the Acropora muricata isolate sample 2 chromosome 4, ASM3666990v1, whole genome shotgun sequence genome encodes:
- the LOC136914998 gene encoding stimulator of interferon genes protein 3-like encodes MDPQKENYGFGRIPKRRGESAKTFAKVSAFVLAVLVVMVVFIAKDKEVIKDYAFFFPLYLSGRLLLSFLIGKVMQKICLLWEERRHWKTRYNRDWKKFLSSTFAFSSGDAVFFAVTLLLVPLSYALRLECTTFSHVEYQFWILCATSCWVALLSFAAGCREPSIAEVSRINERENKNVADGLAWGYYLAYLKIVLPKLGQQISNSEEYRDRITSTKLYILIPKDCYTFQKIEEADRRMTADGNLEPYETYRAGTKRVYKHTVHRIQYEDEEEPCYLVVEYATTLMTLYEMRSATEAALSKEQRNEQVMLFYRKLEEILEGNPECRNKYELVPFSGEDYQIADVLKAKISEVDVTIRA; translated from the exons ATGGATCCACAAAAGGAGAATTATGGGTTTGGTCGAATTCCCAAGCGACGCGGTGAATCTGCCAAAACGTTCGCAAAAGTCTCGGCGTTTGTTCTAGCAGTCCTTGTTGTCATGGTGGTATTCATCGCCAAAGATAAAGAAGTAATCAAAGACtacgcatttttttttcctttatactTAAGTGGTCGTCTTCTGTTAAGTTTCCTGATTGGCAAGGTAATGCAAAAAATATGTCTGCTTTGGGAAGAACGGCGCCACTGGAAAACTCGTTATAATAGAGATTGGAAGAAGTTCCTCAGTTCAACTTTCGCTTTCAGTTCTGGAGATGCCGTTTTCTTTGCCGTAACTTTGCTCCTAGTGCCACTTTCCTATGCTTTGCGGCTAGAGTGTACGACTTTTAGTCATGTGGAATATCAGTTCTGGATCCTTTGTGCGACCAGTTGTTGGGTTGCCTTGTTGTCCTTTGCTGCTGGTTGTCGAGAACCTTCCATCGCGGAAGTATCACGGATCAACGagcgagaaaacaaaaatgtggctGATGGTCTAGCATGGGGCTATTATTTAGCCTACTTGAAAATAGTGCTACCAAAGCTAGGTCAACAGATCAGTAATTCAGAGGAGTATCGTGACAGAATTACGAGCACGAAGCTGTACATCCTGATACCAAAGGATTGTTACACCTTCCAAAAAATCGAAGAAGCCGACCGACGGATGACAGCTGATGGAAATCTTGAGCCTTACGAGACATACCGAGCTGGGACCAAGAGGGTTTACAAGCATACTGTCCATCGTATACAGTACGAAGATGAAGAGGAGCCGTGTTACCTTGTCGTGGAGTATGCCACGACGTTGATGACCTTGTATGAGATGAGAAGTGCCACCGAGGCTGCATTGAGTAAAGAACAAAGAAACGAACAg GTGATGCTGTTCTATCGCAAATTGGAGGAAATCCTGGAGGGAAATCCAGAATGCAGAAACAAGTATGAATTGGTGCCCTTTTCTGGAGAAGATTATCAAATAGCAGATGTGTTGAAGGCAAAAATTTCGGAGGTAGACGTCACAATCAGAGCCTAA